The proteins below are encoded in one region of Microbispora sp. NBC_01189:
- a CDS encoding PP2C family protein-serine/threonine phosphatase produces MSSQSVLRALPFIAISLVVVVDLVSGPGLGFLPLLTLGPTFASVAGGVRRTALVGALALAICLPLSVYDGLFGRPQNNLTIAALVGVIAASMLASQLRNRRERELANVRLVAEAAQRVLLRPVPRRAGDLRVALSYTSAAAEAQIGGDLYEVVTRPEGVRILIGDVQGKGLEAVETAAWVLGAFREAAYDESELSGVAERVEASLGRHLSGEKFVTAILAEVHEGEISLLNCGHPAPLVLRADGAACFAEPQEEALPLGLGSLGSPRPKPHRLPFGDGDQILFYTDGVIEARDRAGRFYPLAERAHLAWGADPQAALDDLRADLLRHVGGPVPDDAAMLLLRRHPG; encoded by the coding sequence ATGAGTTCTCAGAGCGTCCTGCGTGCGTTGCCGTTCATCGCGATCTCCCTGGTCGTCGTCGTCGACCTGGTCAGCGGGCCCGGTCTGGGCTTCCTGCCGCTGCTCACCCTGGGACCGACCTTCGCCTCGGTGGCCGGCGGCGTGCGCCGCACGGCCCTGGTGGGGGCGCTGGCCCTCGCCATCTGCCTCCCCCTCTCCGTCTACGACGGCCTGTTCGGCCGGCCGCAGAACAACCTCACGATCGCGGCGCTCGTCGGCGTCATCGCCGCGAGCATGCTGGCCAGCCAGCTGCGGAACCGCCGGGAGCGGGAGCTGGCCAACGTCCGCCTGGTCGCCGAGGCCGCCCAGAGAGTGCTGCTGCGCCCGGTCCCCCGGCGGGCCGGTGACCTGCGCGTGGCGCTCTCCTACACTTCGGCGGCGGCGGAGGCCCAGATCGGCGGCGACCTGTACGAGGTGGTCACCAGGCCGGAGGGCGTCCGGATCCTCATCGGCGACGTGCAGGGCAAGGGCCTTGAGGCGGTCGAGACCGCGGCGTGGGTGCTCGGCGCCTTCCGCGAGGCCGCCTACGACGAGTCCGAGCTCTCCGGGGTGGCCGAGCGCGTGGAGGCCAGCCTGGGCCGTCATCTGAGTGGGGAGAAGTTCGTCACCGCGATCCTCGCCGAGGTCCACGAGGGGGAGATCTCGCTGCTCAACTGCGGCCATCCGGCCCCGCTCGTGCTGCGGGCCGACGGCGCGGCCTGCTTCGCCGAACCCCAGGAGGAGGCGCTCCCGCTCGGGCTCGGCTCGCTGGGCTCACCGCGGCCCAAGCCGCACCGGCTGCCCTTCGGTGACGGCGACCAGATCCTCTTCTACACCGACGGCGTGATCGAGGCCCGGGACCGGGCGGGGCGCTTCTATCCCCTCGCCGAGCGGGCGCACCTCGCCTGGGGCGCCGATCCCCAGGCGGCCCTCGACGACCTGCGCGCCGACCTGCTGCGCCACGTCGGCGGACCGGTCCCCGACGACGCGGCGATGCTGCTCCTGCGCCGCCACCCCGGCTGA
- a CDS encoding NAD(P)-dependent oxidoreductase, whose product MDVGFVGLGIMGQPMALNLARAGTPLTVWNRTPARSEPLRAAGAVVADDVAGVFRRASTVLLMLADEAAVDVVLERGTPRFAGLVAGRTVVHMGTTSPGYSAGLEADVLAAGGRYAEAPISGSRVPAEEGRLVAMKAVKLAGRDFAPQATIADVLKNNRLIAEAARQAGIASPLLDVCHTLFGETLGLGHGELDMAAVVHAIEARTRETGGALEEGACA is encoded by the coding sequence ATGGACGTGGGCTTCGTCGGGCTCGGGATCATGGGACAGCCCATGGCGCTCAACCTGGCCCGGGCGGGGACACCGCTGACGGTGTGGAACCGTACGCCCGCCAGGAGCGAGCCGCTGCGGGCCGCGGGCGCGGTGGTCGCGGACGACGTGGCCGGCGTGTTCCGCCGGGCGTCCACCGTGCTCCTCATGCTGGCCGACGAGGCCGCCGTGGACGTCGTCCTGGAGCGCGGCACGCCGCGCTTCGCCGGGCTGGTCGCGGGCCGTACGGTGGTCCACATGGGCACCACCTCCCCCGGCTACTCGGCCGGGCTGGAGGCCGACGTGCTCGCGGCCGGGGGCCGCTACGCGGAGGCGCCGATCTCGGGTTCCCGGGTGCCCGCCGAAGAGGGTCGGCTGGTGGCGATGAAGGCGGTGAAGCTGGCCGGGCGCGACTTCGCCCCCCAGGCCACCATCGCCGACGTGCTGAAGAACAACCGTCTCATCGCCGAGGCGGCGCGGCAGGCGGGCATCGCCTCGCCGCTGCTGGACGTCTGTCACACCCTGTTCGGCGAGACCCTCGGGCTGGGCCACGGCGAGCTCGACATGGCGGCCGTCGTCCACGCGATCGAGGCCAGAACGCGGGAGACGGGCGGAGCACTCGAAGAAGGAGCATGTGCATGA
- a CDS encoding PadR family transcriptional regulator, with translation MTSRPITEPAFLVLTALVDEPRHGYGIAQEVERLSSGRVQLKIGTLYGVLDRLAADALVTPDREEVRQGRLRRYYRLTDEGARALEEEAVRLADNAHRAVERLRLRQAGGLA, from the coding sequence ATGACATCACGGCCGATCACCGAACCCGCCTTTCTCGTCCTCACCGCGCTGGTCGACGAGCCGCGGCACGGCTACGGCATCGCGCAGGAGGTGGAGCGGCTCTCCTCGGGGCGCGTCCAGCTCAAGATCGGCACCCTGTACGGCGTGCTCGACCGGCTCGCGGCCGACGCCCTGGTGACGCCCGACCGGGAGGAGGTGCGGCAGGGACGGCTGCGCCGCTACTACCGGCTGACCGACGAGGGGGCGCGAGCGCTGGAGGAGGAGGCCGTCCGGCTGGCGGACAACGCCCACCGCGCCGTCGAGCGACTCCGCCTCCGGCAGGCGGGCGGTCTGGCATGA
- a CDS encoding TrkH family potassium uptake protein, giving the protein MRLFWAVLGRFTQPAQVITTVFGAAVLLGTALLSSPLATTSGKPSDWITALFTATSAVCVNGLTVVDTSAHWSPFGEAVIAVLIQVGGLGIMTLATVFTLLVSRRLGLRARLSAQAETRVLNGGDLRRVVGKVVVFNLLCEAVIAAVLTLRFVLGYGESPGRGLYLGVFHAVSAFNNAGFALWPDSLVRFAADPWICLTVAAAVIVGGLGYPVVFELRRSWRRPKRWSLLTRITLTVTAVLLAGGTLIFLVTEWANPRTLGPLDGQAKLLTAFFTAVMPRSAGFNSVDIAQMHPSSWLVTELLMFVGGGSAGTAGGIKVTTLGLLTFVVWAELRGESQVNIGHRRLTEAAQRQAVSLTVLSVGLVALFTYILLVLTPHAPDRVLFEVVSAFGTTGLSVGVVSAVSPAAQTLLTLLMFVGRIGPLTLGSALALKERTRRYELPEEDVIVG; this is encoded by the coding sequence ATGAGGCTGTTCTGGGCGGTGCTGGGGCGTTTCACCCAGCCGGCGCAGGTGATCACGACTGTGTTCGGCGCGGCCGTGCTCCTGGGGACCGCCCTGCTGTCCAGTCCGCTCGCGACGACCTCGGGCAAGCCCTCCGACTGGATCACCGCCCTGTTCACCGCCACCTCCGCGGTGTGCGTGAACGGGCTGACCGTCGTGGACACGTCCGCGCACTGGTCGCCGTTCGGCGAGGCGGTCATCGCGGTCCTGATCCAGGTCGGCGGCCTCGGCATCATGACCCTCGCCACCGTCTTCACCCTGCTGGTCTCCCGCAGGCTTGGCCTGCGCGCCCGGTTGTCCGCCCAGGCGGAGACCCGGGTGCTCAACGGGGGTGACCTGCGGCGGGTGGTGGGCAAGGTCGTGGTGTTCAACCTGCTCTGCGAGGCTGTGATCGCGGCCGTCCTCACGCTCAGGTTCGTCCTCGGGTACGGCGAGTCCCCCGGCCGCGGCCTCTACCTGGGCGTGTTCCACGCGGTCTCCGCGTTCAACAACGCCGGTTTCGCGCTCTGGCCCGACAGCCTCGTCCGGTTCGCCGCCGACCCGTGGATCTGCCTGACCGTCGCGGCGGCGGTGATCGTGGGCGGCCTCGGTTATCCCGTGGTGTTCGAGCTGCGCCGGTCCTGGCGCCGCCCGAAGCGCTGGTCACTGCTGACCCGCATCACACTCACGGTCACCGCGGTCCTGCTGGCCGGCGGCACGCTGATCTTCCTCGTCACCGAGTGGGCCAACCCCCGCACCCTCGGCCCGCTGGACGGGCAGGCCAAGCTGCTGACGGCCTTCTTCACCGCGGTCATGCCGCGCAGCGCCGGCTTCAACAGCGTCGACATCGCGCAGATGCACCCCTCCAGTTGGCTGGTCACCGAGTTGCTGATGTTCGTCGGCGGCGGCAGCGCGGGCACCGCGGGTGGCATCAAGGTCACCACGCTGGGCCTGCTCACGTTCGTCGTGTGGGCGGAGCTGCGCGGCGAGAGCCAGGTGAACATCGGCCACCGCCGCCTCACCGAGGCGGCCCAGCGGCAGGCGGTCTCGCTCACCGTGCTGAGCGTGGGCCTCGTGGCGCTCTTCACCTACATCCTGCTGGTGCTGACGCCGCACGCGCCGGACAGGGTACTCTTCGAGGTCGTCTCCGCCTTCGGCACGACCGGGCTGTCGGTCGGCGTCGTCTCCGCCGTCTCCCCCGCCGCGCAGACGCTGCTCACGCTGCTGATGTTCGTCGGCCGGATCGGCCCGCTCACGCTGGGCTCCGCGCTGGCGCTCAAGGAACGCACCCGCCGCTATGAATTACCGGAGGAGGACGTCATCGTTGGCTGA
- a CDS encoding arabinofuranosidase catalytic domain-containing protein: MKIPRLRLWIAAGVAAVIGGAGALTTTTAHAATGCRVDYSVSSQWSGGFGASVTITNLGDPVNGWRLTWSFPSGQTITQLWNGSYTQSGSQVTVTNASYNGSIPTGGNTSFGFNGAFGGTNTAPTSFALNGVTCTGSTGPSTTPSSTPSNTPSASPSASPSSTPQASSKPCDIYAAGGTPCVAAHSTTRALYRAYNGNLYQVRRSSDNATRNIGVLSAGGVANAAAQDSFCSGTTCVITVVYDQSGRGNDVWYQGSGGAGGKATPAKATTESLTVGGSKAYSLYINPGNSYWRDGHTTGVPTGSAPEGVYMVTSGTHVNSGCCFDYGNSETTRRADGAGAMDAIYFGTSCWFGGCSGSGPWVQADLEYGLYPGGSSSWNPNQRAFTSKFVTATLKNNGTSRFAIKGSNAQSGSLYTLYDGSLPGGYNPMRKQGAIILGSGGDCCATNTNLSAGTFYEGAIVSGYPSDATENAVQADVVAAGYR; this comes from the coding sequence ATGAAGATTCCTCGTCTGCGGCTCTGGATCGCCGCCGGGGTCGCCGCCGTGATCGGCGGGGCCGGCGCGCTGACCACGACCACCGCCCACGCCGCCACCGGATGCCGGGTGGACTACTCGGTCAGCAGCCAGTGGTCCGGCGGCTTCGGCGCCAGCGTGACCATCACCAACCTCGGTGACCCCGTCAACGGGTGGCGGCTCACGTGGTCGTTCCCCTCCGGGCAGACGATCACCCAGCTCTGGAACGGCTCCTACACCCAGTCCGGCTCCCAGGTGACGGTGACCAACGCCTCCTACAACGGCAGCATCCCGACCGGCGGCAACACGAGCTTCGGTTTCAACGGAGCATTCGGCGGCACCAACACGGCGCCGACGAGCTTCGCCCTCAACGGCGTGACCTGCACCGGCTCGACGGGACCCTCCACCACGCCGTCGAGCACCCCCTCGAATACTCCGTCGGCCAGCCCCTCCGCGAGCCCGTCGTCCACCCCGCAGGCGTCGTCCAAGCCCTGTGACATCTACGCGGCGGGCGGCACACCGTGTGTGGCCGCGCACAGCACGACCCGCGCGCTCTACCGCGCCTACAACGGCAACCTGTACCAGGTCAGGCGGTCGTCCGACAACGCCACCCGGAACATCGGCGTGCTGAGCGCGGGCGGCGTCGCCAACGCCGCCGCCCAGGACTCGTTCTGCTCCGGCACCACCTGCGTCATCACCGTCGTGTACGACCAGTCCGGGCGCGGCAACGACGTCTGGTACCAGGGATCGGGCGGGGCCGGCGGCAAGGCCACCCCCGCGAAGGCGACGACCGAGTCACTGACGGTCGGCGGGAGCAAGGCGTACTCACTGTACATCAACCCCGGCAACAGCTACTGGCGCGACGGCCACACGACCGGCGTGCCGACCGGCAGCGCGCCCGAGGGCGTCTACATGGTGACCAGCGGCACGCACGTCAACAGCGGCTGCTGCTTCGACTACGGCAACAGCGAGACGACCCGGAGGGCCGACGGCGCGGGCGCCATGGACGCGATCTACTTCGGCACGAGCTGCTGGTTCGGCGGCTGCTCCGGAAGCGGCCCGTGGGTCCAGGCCGACCTCGAATACGGCCTCTACCCCGGCGGCAGCAGCTCCTGGAACCCCAACCAGCGGGCCTTCACCAGCAAGTTCGTCACCGCCACGCTGAAGAACAACGGCACGTCCCGGTTCGCGATCAAGGGCAGCAACGCCCAGTCCGGCAGCCTCTACACGCTGTACGACGGCTCGCTCCCCGGCGGCTACAACCCGATGAGGAAGCAGGGCGCGATCATCCTCGGCAGCGGCGGCGACTGCTGCGCCACCAACACCAACCTCAGCGCGGGCACCTTCTACGAAGGAGCGATCGTCTCGGGCTACCCGTCCGACGCGACCGAGAACGCGGTCCAGGCCGACGTGGTCGCCGCCGGCTACCGCTGA
- a CDS encoding TrkA family potassium uptake protein: protein MADIRNDPVAVIGLGRFGTSLALELVRRGTEVLAIDHRPKVVQSLAGRITHIARADATDPEALRQLGLPDFYRAVCAIGSDLEASILTSSLLVEMEIDDIWAKAVSSQHGRILSRIGVQHVVFPEHDMGERVAHLVSGRMLDYMEVDENFALAKTLPPKEYVGIPLGESSLRRKYGVTVVAVKRPDEEFTYATAETELGYGDVIIVSGRTDRVERFAELP from the coding sequence TTGGCTGACATCAGAAACGACCCCGTGGCGGTGATCGGTCTCGGCCGTTTCGGCACCTCACTCGCCCTTGAGCTGGTGCGGCGCGGCACCGAGGTGCTGGCCATCGACCACCGGCCCAAGGTGGTGCAGAGCCTCGCGGGCCGGATCACCCACATCGCCAGGGCCGACGCCACCGACCCCGAGGCGCTGCGCCAGCTCGGGCTGCCGGACTTCTACCGCGCGGTCTGCGCCATCGGCAGCGACCTGGAGGCGAGCATCCTCACCTCGTCGCTGCTGGTGGAGATGGAGATCGACGACATCTGGGCCAAGGCGGTCAGCAGCCAGCACGGCCGCATCCTCAGCCGGATCGGCGTCCAGCACGTCGTCTTCCCCGAGCACGACATGGGCGAGCGCGTGGCCCACCTGGTCAGCGGGCGGATGCTCGACTACATGGAGGTCGACGAGAACTTCGCGCTGGCCAAGACCCTCCCGCCCAAGGAGTACGTCGGCATCCCTCTCGGCGAGTCCAGCCTGCGCCGCAAGTACGGCGTGACGGTCGTGGCCGTGAAGCGGCCGGACGAGGAGTTCACCTACGCCACCGCCGAAACCGAGCTCGGCTACGGCGATGTGATCATCGTGTCCGGCCGTACGGACCGGGTCGAACGGTTCGCCGAGCTGCCCTGA
- a CDS encoding glycoside hydrolase family 43 protein: MTLSRRDFTKAALGSAALVTAGAAGFPRAARAATYTAYVFAYFTESPSAQGADYGLHLAVSRDGLNWTPLNQNNPVVTPTAGQLGLRDPQVFRKNDGTFVVIATDLKGTDWNSNSQYLHVWDSANLTNFTGYRRVRMQTTNDHTWAPTVFWDASRGQYGIVYSAAEILRVNYTTDFVTVGAAQTFFSPGFGVLDGDIVVDGATTYLYYKNLGDGRLYGARSSTGAPNSFTTYTSGLIQGSGIEAPLLHRTNEGGWRLWGDSYSPVNNDYYAWGSANVGANSWTPLNQRDYTPPLNSKHGSIAQITDAEYNALVSRWGTPTWVRLKSSNYPDRFVRHQNNVARIDAYPFDPYRDQMWRMVPGLADSAGVSFESVNYPGSYLRHYNYELRLAAAENTATFRADATFYRTAGLADSAWTSFRSYNYPDRYVRHYDYVLRIDPLSASSSAVDRQDATFRITS, translated from the coding sequence GTGACCCTGTCCCGGAGAGACTTCACCAAGGCGGCCCTCGGTTCCGCCGCGCTCGTCACCGCGGGCGCGGCGGGGTTCCCGCGGGCGGCGCGGGCGGCGACGTACACCGCCTACGTCTTCGCGTACTTCACCGAGTCGCCGTCGGCCCAGGGCGCGGACTACGGCCTGCACCTCGCGGTCAGCCGGGACGGCCTCAACTGGACGCCGCTGAACCAGAACAACCCGGTCGTCACCCCGACGGCCGGCCAGCTCGGCCTGCGCGACCCGCAGGTGTTCCGGAAGAACGACGGCACGTTCGTCGTGATCGCCACCGACCTCAAGGGCACCGACTGGAACTCGAACAGTCAGTATCTGCACGTCTGGGACTCGGCGAACCTGACCAATTTCACGGGATACCGCCGGGTGCGGATGCAGACCACCAACGACCACACCTGGGCGCCGACGGTCTTCTGGGACGCCTCGCGCGGGCAGTACGGCATCGTCTACTCCGCCGCCGAGATCCTCAGGGTGAACTACACGACCGACTTCGTGACCGTCGGCGCCGCCCAGACCTTCTTCAGCCCGGGCTTCGGCGTCCTCGACGGCGACATCGTCGTGGACGGCGCGACCACCTACCTGTACTACAAGAACCTCGGCGACGGCCGTCTCTACGGGGCGCGGTCGTCCACGGGCGCCCCCAACAGCTTCACCACCTACACCAGCGGCCTGATCCAGGGGAGCGGCATCGAGGCGCCGCTGCTGCACCGGACCAACGAGGGCGGGTGGCGGCTGTGGGGCGACTCGTACAGTCCCGTAAACAACGACTACTACGCCTGGGGGTCGGCCAACGTCGGCGCCAACTCCTGGACCCCGCTGAACCAGCGTGACTACACCCCGCCGCTGAACTCCAAGCACGGCTCGATCGCCCAGATCACCGACGCCGAGTACAACGCCCTGGTGAGCCGGTGGGGAACGCCCACCTGGGTGCGGCTGAAGTCCTCCAACTATCCCGACCGTTTCGTACGGCACCAGAACAACGTCGCGCGCATCGACGCCTATCCCTTCGATCCGTACCGCGACCAGATGTGGCGGATGGTCCCCGGCCTCGCCGACTCGGCCGGGGTCTCGTTCGAGTCGGTGAACTACCCCGGCAGCTACCTGCGGCACTACAACTACGAGCTGCGGCTCGCCGCCGCCGAGAACACCGCGACGTTCCGCGCCGACGCCACCTTCTACCGCACCGCCGGTCTGGCCGACTCGGCGTGGACGTCGTTCCGCTCCTACAACTACCCCGACCGCTATGTCAGGCACTACGACTACGTGCTCCGCATCGACCCGCTGAGCGCGTCCTCCAGCGCCGTGGACCGGCAGGACGCCACCTTCCGCATCACCTCCTGA
- a CDS encoding cytochrome P450, with protein sequence MTVDDRFTGGFRKQGPPAGTRNEIVTGPVSDWAADFSHLEPEWAADPYPIQDDLRARCPIARTDRFGGGWLPTRYEDVAAIAYDTERFSSRSIIMSNYRPPAEIAPVGATPPISSDPPFHHDARRLLLPAFTKKAVARREEATRAFCHTLVDALEGAGVVDAARDYAQHIPIRVIADMLGFPPEDGPRFRRFVESALEGVNLPPEERMARMDELFDYLYAQIRDHVDNPRDDLTTYLVEAELYGHKLQPNHVAGTIALLLIAGIDTTWSAIGASLWHLAKTPADRERLVAEPGLLPTAMEEFLRAYAPVTMARLVKEDMSWRGAEMRADDWVLLSFPAANRDPGQFERAGEVVIDREVNRHVAFGLGIHRCVGSHLARMELRVALEVWLERIPVFGLADPAAVTWAAGQVRGPRTLPLRLGRT encoded by the coding sequence ATGACCGTCGACGACCGCTTCACCGGTGGTTTCCGCAAGCAGGGGCCTCCCGCGGGCACCCGCAACGAGATCGTCACCGGGCCGGTGTCGGACTGGGCGGCCGACTTCTCGCATCTGGAGCCCGAGTGGGCCGCCGATCCGTACCCGATCCAGGACGACCTGCGGGCCCGCTGCCCGATCGCGCGCACCGACAGGTTCGGCGGCGGGTGGCTGCCGACGCGGTACGAGGACGTGGCCGCGATCGCCTACGACACCGAGCGCTTCTCCTCCCGTTCGATCATCATGAGCAACTACCGGCCGCCCGCGGAGATCGCCCCTGTGGGGGCCACCCCGCCCATCTCCTCCGACCCGCCGTTCCACCACGACGCGCGCAGGCTGCTGCTCCCGGCGTTCACCAAGAAGGCGGTGGCGAGGCGGGAGGAGGCGACGCGGGCCTTCTGCCACACGCTCGTCGACGCGCTGGAGGGCGCGGGCGTCGTGGACGCCGCCCGCGACTACGCCCAGCACATCCCGATCCGGGTGATCGCCGACATGCTCGGCTTCCCGCCCGAGGACGGGCCGCGCTTCCGCAGGTTCGTCGAAAGCGCCCTGGAGGGCGTCAACCTGCCTCCGGAGGAGCGGATGGCACGCATGGACGAGCTGTTCGACTACCTGTACGCCCAGATCCGCGACCACGTGGACAACCCGCGCGACGACCTCACCACCTATCTGGTCGAAGCCGAGCTGTACGGCCACAAGCTGCAGCCCAACCACGTCGCCGGCACGATCGCCCTACTGCTCATCGCCGGCATCGACACGACGTGGAGCGCCATCGGCGCGTCGCTGTGGCACCTGGCGAAGACCCCGGCCGACCGCGAGCGGCTGGTCGCCGAGCCCGGTCTGCTGCCCACGGCCATGGAGGAGTTCCTCCGAGCGTACGCCCCGGTAACGATGGCCCGGCTGGTCAAGGAGGACATGAGCTGGCGCGGCGCCGAGATGCGGGCCGACGACTGGGTCCTGCTGTCGTTCCCGGCCGCCAACCGCGACCCCGGGCAGTTCGAGCGGGCCGGCGAGGTCGTCATCGACCGCGAGGTCAACCGGCACGTCGCCTTCGGCCTCGGCATCCACCGGTGCGTGGGGTCGCACCTCGCCCGGATGGAGCTGCGGGTCGCCCTGGAGGTCTGGCTGGAGCGGATCCCGGTGTTCGGCCTCGCCGACCCCGCGGCGGTGACCTGGGCCGCCGGTCAGGTGCGGGGCCCCCGCACGCTGCCGCTGCGCCTGGGCCGCACCTGA
- a CDS encoding SDR family NAD(P)-dependent oxidoreductase, whose amino-acid sequence MTSCPVVVVTGGTRGIGRRIVELLCADGYGVVFTHSGSDADAKALEDDLGDSGALVRGVRLDVTDEDAPARLFDLAESAGEVTGLVNNAGVTGRLGPAGIRVNAVSPGTIDTTIHARAGEPGRAARVAARVPLGRPGKAEEIAEAVRWLLSDRASYVNGAVLEVTGGL is encoded by the coding sequence ATGACCTCTTGCCCGGTCGTCGTCGTCACCGGCGGCACCCGCGGCATCGGCCGCCGCATCGTCGAACTCCTGTGCGCGGACGGGTACGGAGTCGTTTTCACCCACTCCGGCTCCGACGCCGACGCGAAAGCGCTGGAGGACGACCTCGGCGACAGCGGCGCCCTGGTCCGGGGCGTACGCCTGGACGTGACCGATGAGGACGCGCCGGCCCGGCTGTTCGACCTGGCCGAGTCGGCCGGCGAGGTGACGGGCCTGGTGAACAACGCCGGGGTCACCGGCAGGCTCGGCCCCGCGGGCATCCGGGTCAACGCCGTCTCGCCGGGGACGATCGACACGACGATCCACGCCAGAGCCGGAGAGCCGGGCCGGGCGGCGCGGGTCGCGGCGCGGGTGCCGCTGGGCCGTCCCGGGAAGGCGGAGGAGATAGCCGAGGCGGTCCGCTGGCTGCTGTCGGACCGCGCGTCGTACGTCAACGGCGCCGTCCTGGAGGTCACCGGAGGGCTCTGA
- a CDS encoding sensor histidine kinase codes for MPAHHELVVDALLACAVLAFTIPTSMIGYSFAVWGTAPFWIEVLVGVGTAATMFVRCHTPWPAVVASAVCACVTGQTVPMALAVFSMTAEHRPRRWQYVALALVAVYWVVDYMDPHTDRSIYLNFVRAVTLIYLPALVGTWVYAYRRMVWDLRRGVREREEIAAAEERRKIAREMHDTVTHAVTAMVLNAGMARDATEPSEVRELTATIEDKGVQALSELRELLTVLRHEEGDLAGGVDAIARLVGEAKATGLHVDLRLDVPPEGLPRQVSHACYRLVQEGLSNVRKHAPATRVLVTCEAVGDQVAVSVTDTPDEALHGRAAGRTGVRAAPSLGGGYGLAGIRERVNLAHGRFSAGPTPEGGFTIAARLPLK; via the coding sequence GTGCCGGCGCATCACGAACTGGTCGTCGACGCGTTGCTCGCCTGCGCCGTGCTGGCGTTCACCATCCCGACGTCGATGATCGGCTACAGCTTCGCCGTGTGGGGCACGGCGCCGTTCTGGATCGAGGTCCTGGTGGGGGTGGGGACGGCGGCGACGATGTTCGTACGGTGCCACACGCCGTGGCCCGCCGTCGTCGCCTCCGCCGTCTGCGCCTGCGTCACCGGGCAGACCGTGCCGATGGCCCTCGCCGTCTTCTCGATGACGGCCGAGCACCGCCCGCGCCGATGGCAGTACGTCGCCCTGGCCCTCGTGGCGGTCTACTGGGTCGTCGACTACATGGACCCCCACACCGACCGCTCCATCTACCTCAACTTCGTGCGCGCGGTGACCCTCATCTACCTGCCCGCCCTGGTCGGCACCTGGGTGTACGCCTACCGGCGGATGGTCTGGGACCTCCGGCGCGGCGTACGCGAACGGGAGGAGATCGCCGCGGCCGAGGAACGCCGGAAGATCGCCAGGGAGATGCACGACACCGTCACGCACGCGGTCACCGCGATGGTGCTCAACGCCGGGATGGCGCGCGACGCCACCGAGCCGAGCGAGGTGCGCGAGCTGACCGCCACGATCGAGGACAAGGGGGTGCAGGCGCTCAGCGAGCTGCGTGAGCTGCTCACCGTGCTCCGGCACGAGGAGGGGGACCTCGCCGGGGGCGTCGACGCCATCGCACGGCTGGTCGGCGAGGCGAAGGCGACCGGCCTCCACGTCGACCTCCGCCTCGACGTCCCTCCGGAAGGCCTGCCGAGGCAGGTCTCGCACGCGTGTTACCGCCTGGTGCAGGAGGGGCTCAGCAACGTCCGCAAGCACGCCCCCGCCACCCGGGTGCTGGTGACCTGTGAAGCCGTCGGCGACCAGGTCGCCGTCTCCGTGACCGACACCCCTGACGAGGCATTGCACGGACGAGCCGCCGGCCGGACCGGCGTCCGCGCCGCGCCCTCCCTCGGCGGAGGGTACGGGCTGGCCGGCATCCGGGAGCGCGTGAACCTCGCCCACGGCCGGTTCTCCGCCGGGCCGACCCCCGAGGGCGGCTTCACGATCGCCGCGCGGCTCCCCCTCAAGTGA
- a CDS encoding TetR family transcriptional regulator, whose protein sequence is MGRIAGVTAAETRERLLRAAADVFARRGYDGTRVADIAAAAGVSNGALYAHFGSKAELIAAALHAHGPGLLAGLLAADPSRPVADLLVAVGRRLPHRLDARSSLIAEALVAARRDEDVARLMREYVGERAGWLTGLVRAAQDDGAIDPAVSPGALAHLCLLLATGSVLVTPDLHGVGDEEWSALLTRLVAALAPDGPHPRPDPGNTGSDTMNVQIDPGRCQGHGRCYDLAPGLFEEDDEGYGRVPGDGAVPPGQEQAARLAAANCPERAVVLTGEA, encoded by the coding sequence ATGGGGCGGATCGCGGGTGTCACCGCCGCCGAGACGCGTGAGCGGCTGCTGCGTGCGGCCGCCGACGTGTTCGCCCGGCGGGGGTACGACGGCACGCGCGTCGCCGACATCGCCGCGGCGGCCGGGGTGAGCAACGGCGCGCTGTACGCGCACTTCGGCTCGAAGGCCGAGCTGATCGCCGCCGCGTTGCACGCCCACGGGCCGGGGCTGCTCGCCGGGCTGCTCGCGGCCGACCCGTCCCGGCCGGTCGCGGACCTGCTCGTCGCCGTGGGCCGCAGGCTCCCGCACCGCCTCGACGCGCGTAGCTCGCTCATCGCCGAGGCGCTGGTCGCGGCCCGCCGCGACGAGGACGTCGCCCGGCTCATGCGTGAGTACGTCGGAGAACGGGCCGGGTGGCTCACCGGCCTGGTGCGCGCGGCCCAGGACGACGGCGCGATCGACCCCGCGGTGTCGCCCGGCGCGCTCGCCCATCTCTGCCTGCTGCTCGCGACGGGCAGCGTGCTCGTCACGCCGGACCTGCACGGGGTCGGCGACGAGGAGTGGAGCGCCCTGCTCACCCGTCTCGTCGCCGCCCTCGCCCCCGACGGCCCTCATCCACGACCAGACCCAGGAAACACGGGGAGCGACACCATGAATGTGCAGATCGACCCTGGCCGGTGCCAGGGGCACGGCCGCTGCTACGACCTCGCCCCCGGCCTGTTCGAGGAGGACGACGAGGGCTACGGACGGGTGCCCGGCGACGGCGCCGTGCCGCCGGGGCAGGAGCAGGCGGCCCGGCTGGCCGCGGCGAACTGCCCGGAAAGAGCGGTCGTCCTCACCGGGGAGGCGTGA